A stretch of Imperialibacter roseus DNA encodes these proteins:
- a CDS encoding RimK family protein, with the protein MRKIVVINNPKDWQLNIEGVEVVAVRSYLTNPQYADIKNVRIFNLARNYWYQSAGYYVSLLAEARGQKVIPSVTTIQDLKSSTIVRVITDEIDELIQKSLSKIKSNQFALSIYFGKNLSPQYDTLSKALYNLFQAPILRAQFQFQKKWVLQGISPISVKEIPESHKPFLEESANEYFKKKRYDGKRSSKTIYDLAILVNPNEKAPPSDKKAIQKFIDIGEELGFYADLITKEDYSRVSEYDALFIRETTAVNHHTYRFARRAFADGIPVIDDPISIMRCTNKVFLAETLGKAKISTPRTVIVHKDNRNDLEAMLGFPIVLKQPDSAFSVGVMKAVDRKSLDEILDKMLSDSDLVIAQEFLPTDYDWRIGILDNKPLYACKYYMAKDHWQIYNWTKSKTDDQYGNAETMPVEKVPEIVLETSLKAANLIGSGLYGVDIKQKGNSVYIIEVNDNPSLDHGIEDYCLKDELYRKVLGSLLRRIEQKKTL; encoded by the coding sequence ATGAGAAAAATTGTTGTTATCAACAACCCTAAAGACTGGCAGCTTAACATTGAAGGAGTAGAGGTGGTGGCAGTTAGATCTTACCTTACCAACCCTCAATACGCTGACATAAAGAACGTTAGAATTTTCAATCTGGCCCGAAACTACTGGTACCAATCGGCGGGATATTACGTCTCACTGCTGGCTGAGGCCAGGGGGCAGAAAGTGATCCCCAGTGTAACAACGATTCAGGATTTGAAGTCAAGCACCATCGTGAGGGTGATCACCGACGAAATTGATGAATTGATTCAGAAGAGCCTATCCAAGATCAAATCGAACCAGTTTGCCCTGAGTATTTACTTTGGCAAGAATCTCAGCCCTCAATACGATACACTAAGTAAAGCGCTGTACAACCTGTTTCAGGCACCAATTCTCAGGGCTCAATTTCAGTTTCAGAAAAAATGGGTATTACAGGGCATAAGCCCCATTTCAGTAAAGGAAATACCGGAAAGCCACAAGCCGTTTCTCGAGGAGTCTGCTAACGAATACTTTAAGAAAAAGCGCTATGATGGAAAACGTAGCTCCAAAACCATCTACGATTTGGCAATTTTGGTCAATCCAAATGAAAAGGCACCACCTTCGGACAAAAAGGCTATCCAAAAATTTATCGACATAGGGGAGGAATTGGGCTTTTATGCTGATCTTATCACCAAGGAGGACTATAGCAGGGTCTCTGAGTATGATGCGCTGTTCATCAGAGAGACTACCGCTGTCAATCACCACACCTACCGCTTTGCCAGGCGGGCTTTTGCAGACGGCATACCGGTGATTGACGACCCCATCTCGATTATGCGATGCACCAATAAGGTGTTTTTAGCAGAAACATTGGGCAAAGCTAAAATTTCGACACCAAGGACAGTCATTGTACACAAAGACAACCGAAATGATCTGGAGGCGATGCTGGGCTTTCCTATTGTGCTCAAGCAGCCGGACAGCGCCTTTTCTGTGGGAGTGATGAAGGCAGTTGACCGAAAGAGCCTGGACGAGATACTCGACAAAATGCTCAGTGATTCGGATTTGGTTATCGCACAGGAGTTTTTGCCTACTGACTATGACTGGCGTATTGGCATTTTGGATAACAAGCCGTTGTACGCTTGTAAGTATTATATGGCGAAGGATCATTGGCAGATATACAATTGGACGAAATCGAAAACTGACGATCAGTACGGCAATGCAGAAACAATGCCTGTAGAAAAAGTGCCGGAAATTGTTCTCGAGACTTCTTTAAAAGCCGCCAACCTGATAGGAAGTGGACTGTACGGCGTGGATATCAAGCAGAAAGGGAATAGCGTTTATATCATCGAAGTGAATGACAACCCGAGCCTTGATCATGGCATAGAAGACTACTGTTTGAAGGATGAGCTTTACAGGAAAGTGCTGGGTTCCCTTTTACGGAGAATAGAGCAAAAGAAAACCCTCTAA
- a CDS encoding C39 family peptidase has product MHSKISYFKILNQPDDETCGPTSLHAVYNYYHDFINLQQVIDEVTFLEEGGTLGNLLGIHALKRGYKAKMHSYNLNVFDPVWSTLTHDELIEKLKAQLKYKRGKKFENATHSYIEFLTRGGEIAFEDLTVDLIRKYLDRRRPILTGLSATYLYDCKREYANDEGRSVYDDLKGYPMGHFVVLTAIDENGIVSVSDPYQENPLSGENEYKVDVHRLINSILLGIVTYDANLLILEPTDKE; this is encoded by the coding sequence ATGCACTCAAAAATTTCTTATTTCAAAATACTGAACCAGCCAGATGACGAAACATGCGGCCCAACCAGTCTGCATGCGGTTTACAACTATTATCACGATTTTATCAATCTGCAGCAGGTAATAGATGAGGTAACATTTTTGGAAGAAGGTGGCACCTTGGGTAACCTATTAGGCATTCATGCGCTGAAAAGGGGGTATAAGGCGAAAATGCATTCTTATAACCTCAATGTTTTTGACCCTGTTTGGTCCACGCTGACGCACGATGAGCTGATTGAGAAACTAAAAGCCCAGCTCAAGTATAAAAGAGGTAAGAAATTTGAAAATGCTACCCACTCATATATCGAGTTTCTGACCAGAGGCGGTGAAATTGCTTTTGAGGATTTAACGGTGGACTTAATCAGGAAGTACCTCGACAGAAGACGCCCTATCCTCACGGGCTTGAGCGCTACTTACCTGTACGATTGCAAAAGAGAATACGCCAACGACGAGGGTCGCTCGGTTTACGACGACCTGAAAGGATACCCCATGGGGCATTTCGTAGTGCTTACTGCCATCGACGAAAACGGAATTGTTTCGGTGTCCGATCCCTATCAGGAAAACCCACTTTCGGGAGAGAACGAATATAAAGTCGACGTGCACAGGCTTATCAACTCCATTTTGTTGGGTATTGTGACCTATGATGCTAACTTGTTGATTTTAGAACCGACAGATAAAGAATGA
- a CDS encoding methylglyoxal synthase, with product MKLALIAHDGKKPEMVAFLLGNKELLGGIELIATGTTGRHIENAGLQVHKMLSGPLGGDAQIAAMAAEKNLDMVIFFRDPLDKHPHEPDVQMLMRICDVHNIPLATNPAAANLFLKAIKKA from the coding sequence ATGAAATTAGCACTGATAGCACACGACGGTAAAAAACCAGAAATGGTCGCTTTTCTGCTTGGCAACAAGGAGTTGCTCGGAGGCATTGAACTGATTGCCACGGGTACCACAGGCCGGCATATTGAAAATGCTGGCTTGCAAGTTCACAAAATGTTATCGGGCCCGCTTGGGGGGGATGCTCAAATTGCAGCCATGGCGGCGGAAAAAAACCTGGATATGGTCATCTTTTTCAGAGACCCGCTCGACAAGCACCCACACGAGCCCGATGTTCAGATGCTGATGAGGATTTGTGATGTTCACAACATCCCCCTGGCCACCAATCCAGCAGCCGCCAACCTTTTTCTAAAGGCAATCAAGAAGGCCTGA
- a CDS encoding PA0069 family radical SAM protein codes for MKGRGTGLQPNNRFASQERGNYHEEGIDEQLLQERVPTEYIVEHPKTVMSKNESPDIPFTYSINPYQGCEHGCIYCYARNSHEYWGYNMGLDFERKIVVKPDAPRLLEKSFLSPSWKPQVVMLSGNTDCYQPAERKYGITRELLKVFQKYGNPLGIITKNALIERDLDVLSDLASENLVHVIFTITSLDEELRRVLEPRTSHPLKKLKVMEKLTQRGIPCGVMMGPIIPGLNNTEIPRILKLSSEYGALTSTFTLVRLNGQLGILFREWLETHFPDRAAKVWNQICSIHDGQVNDSEFGRRMRGEGPLAESIHAMFSKMQSKYFKDKKMPDYDFTRFRRKGVLNLF; via the coding sequence ATGAAAGGAAGAGGAACAGGTTTGCAGCCTAACAACAGGTTTGCCAGTCAGGAGAGAGGCAATTACCACGAAGAGGGAATTGATGAACAGTTGCTTCAGGAAAGAGTGCCCACCGAATACATAGTCGAGCACCCTAAGACTGTGATGAGTAAGAACGAAAGCCCTGATATTCCTTTTACCTATTCCATTAACCCGTATCAGGGTTGCGAGCATGGTTGCATTTACTGCTATGCCCGCAATTCGCATGAATACTGGGGATATAATATGGGATTGGACTTCGAACGAAAAATCGTCGTGAAGCCTGACGCTCCCAGGCTGCTGGAAAAATCTTTCCTGAGCCCTTCATGGAAGCCCCAGGTAGTAATGCTTTCAGGCAACACCGATTGCTATCAACCAGCGGAAAGGAAGTATGGCATTACGAGAGAATTACTGAAGGTCTTCCAAAAATATGGGAATCCGCTGGGCATTATTACCAAGAACGCACTGATCGAAAGGGATTTGGACGTGCTGTCGGACCTTGCCTCGGAGAACCTTGTTCACGTGATTTTCACGATTACGTCGCTGGATGAGGAATTAAGAAGGGTGTTAGAGCCGAGAACTTCGCATCCGCTGAAGAAACTGAAGGTGATGGAGAAGTTGACTCAGAGGGGTATTCCCTGTGGGGTGATGATGGGGCCAATTATACCCGGCCTCAACAATACGGAGATTCCAAGGATACTGAAGCTTTCGTCAGAATATGGGGCGCTGACATCCACTTTTACCCTTGTTAGGCTCAACGGTCAACTGGGGATTCTATTCAGGGAGTGGCTGGAAACACATTTTCCCGACAGGGCTGCCAAGGTGTGGAACCAAATCTGCTCGATTCATGACGGTCAGGTGAACGACAGCGAGTTTGGTCGCAGGATGAGGGGAGAAGGGCCGCTGGCTGAAAGCATTCATGCAATGTTCTCAAAAATGCAGAGCAAGTATTTCAAAGACAAAAAAATGCCGGACTACGATTTTACTCGCTTCCGGCGCAAAGGGGTACTTAACCTCTTTTGA
- the tyrS gene encoding tyrosine--tRNA ligase — MIDFIEELKWRGMLNDMMPGTEDQLKKEMTSAYIGFDPTAASLHIGNLATIMLLVHFQRAGHKPYALVGGATGMIGDPSGKSEERNLLDEGTLRKNQEGIKVQLEKFLAFDSGKNAAVMVNNYDWFKKFGFLEFLRDAGKHITVNYMMAKDSVKNRLETGLSFTEFSYQLLQGYDFYHLYTEHQVKLQMGGSDQWGNITTGTEFIRRKASGEAYALTTPLVTKADGTKFGKSEGGNVWLDPEMTSPYKFYQFWLNCSDDDSHRLIRVFTLLGKDEIEKLEKEHAEAPHLRIMQQAIAKDVTTRVHSEADYNMAVKASGILFGKDVTAELEEIDEKTLLQVFEGVPMVEISRTTLDSAATITDLLSTETNSEIFPSKGEARKMIQQGGVSINKLKATDPNEKPAYKLLQGKYLLCQKGKKNYYLIKVGS, encoded by the coding sequence ATGATCGACTTTATAGAAGAGCTTAAGTGGAGAGGCATGTTGAACGACATGATGCCCGGAACAGAAGACCAGCTGAAAAAGGAAATGACCTCGGCTTATATAGGTTTTGATCCAACTGCAGCATCACTCCACATAGGCAACCTGGCTACTATCATGCTGCTTGTCCACTTCCAGCGTGCAGGGCATAAACCCTACGCACTCGTAGGCGGCGCCACGGGCATGATAGGCGACCCCTCAGGCAAGTCGGAAGAGCGAAACCTGTTGGATGAAGGGACACTTCGCAAAAACCAGGAAGGCATTAAGGTGCAACTGGAGAAGTTCCTCGCTTTTGATAGCGGCAAGAATGCGGCGGTGATGGTCAACAATTACGACTGGTTCAAAAAATTCGGTTTTCTGGAGTTTTTGAGAGATGCCGGCAAACACATCACGGTGAATTATATGATGGCCAAAGATTCGGTAAAGAACCGTTTGGAAACAGGCCTTTCCTTTACTGAGTTTTCCTACCAGCTGCTGCAAGGCTACGATTTTTATCATTTGTATACCGAGCACCAGGTCAAGCTGCAAATGGGTGGCAGCGACCAGTGGGGTAATATTACCACCGGCACAGAGTTTATCCGCAGAAAGGCCAGCGGCGAAGCCTATGCGCTCACCACGCCCCTGGTGACCAAGGCCGACGGTACTAAGTTCGGCAAAAGTGAAGGCGGCAACGTATGGCTCGATCCGGAGATGACAAGCCCGTACAAATTTTACCAGTTCTGGCTCAATTGCTCCGACGACGACAGCCACCGGCTGATCAGGGTGTTTACGCTGCTTGGCAAGGACGAAATAGAAAAACTAGAGAAAGAACATGCCGAAGCGCCTCATTTGAGGATTATGCAGCAGGCCATTGCCAAAGATGTAACAACCAGGGTGCACTCAGAAGCTGATTACAATATGGCAGTGAAGGCCTCAGGTATTCTTTTTGGCAAAGATGTAACGGCCGAGCTGGAAGAAATAGACGAAAAAACCCTGCTACAAGTGTTTGAGGGTGTGCCGATGGTAGAGATCAGCCGGACAACCCTGGACAGTGCCGCTACCATAACGGATTTGCTTTCGACAGAAACGAACAGCGAAATTTTTCCATCGAAAGGCGAAGCACGCAAAATGATCCAGCAGGGTGGTGTGAGCATCAACAAGCTAAAAGCAACCGACCCCAACGAGAAGCCAGCTTACAAGCTGCTCCAGGGCAAATACCTGCTTTGCCAGAAGGGAAAGAAGAATTACTATTTGATCAAAGTTGGGTCATAA
- a CDS encoding efflux RND transporter periplasmic adaptor subunit, protein MAKKKKSNKLIYILLGVVAVLIVVVLVGKSQGWIGKKQSMEVEFSNVAKKTIVEKVSASGAIQPEIEVKMTPDVAGEIIELNVEEGDSVMIGDRLIKIRPDNWQSAVDRSLANLNQQKANEADARARLERARANFDRAKLEYNRQKKLYEEKVISDADWELADSNYKVAQTDLSSAEENVNAAEYIVKSSQASVNEAKENLRLTTVLSPMNGTVSKLSVEKGERVVGTQQMAGTEMLRIADLNKMEVRVNVNENDIIRIAVGDTALIQVDSYTYLEKEFKGVVTQIANTANDKASADAVTEFEVRIRVLNSSYKDLINEKGIKNPLRPGMTASVDIITERKDNVLSVPLAAVTTRSSKDEKAGEGKEGENTEASTPATGEKDEVLQVVFLNDNGVAKMVEVKTGISDFENIEVLSGVKEGDEVISGPFLAVSKRLKDGEAVQKMGGEDKAVASKEEEK, encoded by the coding sequence ATGGCTAAGAAAAAGAAATCAAATAAGTTAATATACATTCTTCTCGGGGTTGTTGCTGTACTGATCGTAGTGGTGCTGGTTGGAAAATCGCAGGGCTGGATTGGCAAAAAGCAATCCATGGAAGTAGAATTTAGCAATGTCGCCAAGAAAACTATTGTCGAAAAAGTTAGTGCTTCTGGGGCCATACAGCCTGAAATAGAAGTAAAGATGACCCCAGACGTTGCTGGCGAAATCATTGAACTGAATGTGGAAGAGGGAGACTCTGTGATGATCGGTGATCGCCTGATAAAGATACGTCCCGACAACTGGCAGTCAGCTGTGGACAGAAGTCTCGCCAATCTTAACCAGCAAAAAGCCAATGAGGCAGATGCAAGAGCGAGACTGGAAAGGGCCAGGGCTAACTTTGACAGAGCGAAGCTGGAGTACAACCGCCAGAAGAAGCTGTACGAGGAGAAAGTAATTTCTGATGCAGACTGGGAGCTGGCCGACTCTAACTACAAGGTGGCGCAAACGGATCTTTCTTCTGCAGAAGAGAATGTAAATGCGGCCGAGTACATCGTAAAAAGCTCTCAGGCCTCGGTGAATGAAGCAAAAGAGAACCTTCGCCTGACAACAGTACTGTCGCCTATGAATGGAACGGTATCGAAGCTTAGCGTAGAAAAGGGAGAACGTGTGGTTGGTACTCAGCAGATGGCCGGTACAGAGATGCTTCGCATTGCCGACCTGAACAAGATGGAAGTAAGGGTGAATGTGAACGAGAATGACATCATCAGAATTGCTGTAGGTGATACGGCTCTAATTCAGGTTGACAGCTACACTTACCTTGAAAAGGAGTTTAAGGGTGTTGTGACACAGATTGCCAACACAGCCAATGATAAAGCATCTGCCGATGCAGTTACCGAATTTGAAGTTCGTATCAGGGTACTTAACAGCTCCTACAAAGACTTGATAAATGAGAAGGGCATCAAGAATCCGCTGAGACCAGGGATGACTGCCAGCGTTGATATTATCACGGAGAGGAAAGACAATGTGTTGTCTGTTCCGCTGGCGGCTGTTACTACCAGAAGCAGCAAGGATGAGAAAGCCGGCGAAGGCAAGGAGGGAGAGAACACTGAAGCAAGCACTCCAGCTACTGGCGAGAAAGATGAAGTGTTGCAGGTGGTGTTCCTTAACGATAATGGCGTGGCCAAAATGGTAGAGGTAAAAACCGGCATCAGCGACTTTGAAAATATTGAAGTGCTGAGCGGGGTAAAAGAAGGGGATGAAGTCATTTCCGGGCCATTCCTGGCTGTTTCCAAAAGACTGAAAGATGGAGAAGCAGTACAGAAAATGGGAGGTGAGGACAAAGCGGTTGCCAGCAAAGAAGAAGAAAAATAG
- a CDS encoding TolC family protein, with product MRRLLFLGLIITSHFLYGQSNTPAIDGGKMVLDLRQTVDIALERNLNIKRSELTLRGAEVNLTQSKMNRLPNANVGVGAGRNWGRSVDPTTNQFITLPLYFAGVQGSSNITLFNGMQLHNTVKRNELTKNANEFDLEKSKNDVIVTVVTSYLNVILNQELVETARLQAESTRNQLDRTVKLVDAGSLPITNQLDLESQLASNELDLINAENDLALSLLSLKQALLLPSTTEVELIVPEVDVPDELNIDDDVEGIYRTALEAMPEIKSADLNVQSAEVGLRVAQGGIMPTLSLGASFNTNYSEIADREREIYDGTTFAEFPIGFLENDRSQLVYTRQQVPNVVRTEPDFPVFDQFSEYLSKQINLNLSVPIFNRFTTRSNVQRAIITQKTAEISALETRNTLRQNIETAYNNANAALKSYNASERQVSALEQSFKNTENRYSLGAVNFVEYQVASNNLFRARSGLVRAKYTYLFRLKILEFYQGKELTF from the coding sequence ATGAGAAGATTACTTTTTTTAGGACTAATTATTACCTCTCATTTCCTTTACGGTCAATCGAATACCCCTGCCATCGACGGAGGAAAGATGGTGTTGGATTTGCGACAGACGGTGGACATAGCCCTGGAGCGAAACCTGAACATTAAAAGGAGTGAATTGACATTGAGAGGAGCAGAGGTCAATCTGACGCAGTCGAAAATGAACAGGCTTCCCAATGCCAATGTGGGAGTGGGAGCAGGTCGGAACTGGGGTAGATCAGTCGACCCTACAACCAATCAGTTCATTACGCTTCCACTCTATTTCGCTGGTGTGCAGGGAAGTAGCAACATTACTTTGTTCAACGGCATGCAGCTCCATAACACAGTGAAGCGCAACGAGCTGACCAAAAACGCTAACGAATTTGACCTTGAAAAGTCAAAAAATGATGTGATCGTTACCGTTGTTACATCCTATCTGAACGTCATTCTAAACCAGGAGTTGGTAGAGACGGCCAGGCTGCAGGCGGAGTCAACCAGGAACCAACTGGACAGAACCGTGAAGCTGGTTGATGCAGGATCGCTGCCAATCACAAACCAGCTTGACCTGGAATCGCAGCTGGCGAGCAATGAACTGGATCTGATCAACGCTGAAAACGATCTTGCTTTGTCGCTGCTTAGCCTAAAGCAGGCTTTGCTACTGCCCAGCACAACGGAAGTAGAACTGATTGTGCCTGAGGTGGACGTTCCTGACGAATTGAATATTGACGATGACGTGGAAGGCATTTACAGAACTGCATTAGAGGCCATGCCTGAGATAAAGAGTGCGGATCTGAATGTCCAATCGGCCGAAGTGGGTTTGAGAGTAGCGCAAGGCGGCATCATGCCTACCTTAAGCTTGGGCGCTAGTTTTAATACCAACTACTCCGAAATTGCAGATAGAGAGCGGGAAATATATGACGGCACAACTTTCGCTGAGTTTCCGATTGGGTTTCTTGAAAACGACAGGTCTCAGCTTGTGTACACTCGCCAACAGGTACCCAATGTTGTGAGAACGGAACCCGACTTTCCGGTTTTTGATCAATTTTCGGAATACCTGAGCAAGCAGATCAATTTAAACCTTTCCGTCCCAATTTTCAATAGGTTCACGACCCGTTCCAATGTGCAACGGGCCATTATTACCCAGAAAACAGCTGAGATTTCAGCACTTGAAACCAGAAACACGCTGAGACAAAATATTGAAACTGCCTACAACAATGCAAATGCTGCCTTGAAGTCATACAACGCTTCCGAGCGGCAGGTAAGCGCATTGGAGCAGTCTTTTAAAAACACTGAAAATCGCTACTCATTGGGTGCTGTCAACTTTGTTGAGTACCAGGTAGCCAGCAACAACCTGTTCAGGGCACGCTCTGGTTTGGTGAGAGCTAAATACACCTATTTGTTTCGTTTAAAAATATTAGAATTCTATCAGGGAAAAGAATTAACCTTCTAA
- the sdaAB gene encoding L-serine ammonia-lyase, iron-sulfur-dependent subunit beta, with the protein MVERSSVFDMIGPVMIGPSSSHTAGVVRIGRTARKILGKQPEEATITFFNSFARTYEGHGSDRAIVAGLLDYKTDDKRIKEAFEHAAKEGLTYNFKSVGNALTRHPNTVKLDLKAGEKAVQVIGESRGGGLIKITEVNGFSSGFTANLHTIIITATDTKGSIAYIANILSHDDCNIATMTVSRKGKNELACLIIEMDSGLKAISLEYLRNLDWIKEVIYIPDIDK; encoded by the coding sequence ATGGTAGAAAGAAGCAGTGTGTTTGACATGATAGGCCCAGTGATGATAGGGCCATCCAGCTCGCACACAGCTGGCGTGGTACGCATTGGCCGTACCGCCAGAAAGATTTTAGGGAAGCAGCCGGAGGAAGCGACCATTACCTTCTTTAATTCCTTTGCCCGCACCTACGAAGGCCACGGCAGCGACAGAGCCATTGTGGCGGGCTTGCTCGACTACAAAACAGATGATAAGAGAATTAAGGAGGCATTTGAACATGCTGCCAAAGAAGGACTGACATACAACTTCAAGTCGGTGGGTAACGCCCTGACACGACACCCAAACACGGTTAAGCTCGACCTGAAAGCGGGAGAAAAGGCGGTTCAGGTGATCGGTGAAAGCAGGGGAGGTGGTTTGATCAAAATCACCGAGGTGAACGGATTTTCGTCTGGCTTTACGGCCAACCTTCACACAATTATTATCACTGCCACCGACACAAAGGGAAGCATCGCTTATATAGCCAATATTCTGTCTCACGACGACTGCAATATAGCTACTATGACGGTTTCCCGAAAAGGGAAAAACGAGTTGGCTTGCCTGATTATTGAGATGGACTCGGGTCTGAAAGCTATTTCTCTTGAGTACCTGAGAAACCTCGACTGGATAAAAGAAGTCATATACATACCAGATATTGATAAATAA
- the thyA gene encoding thymidylate synthase has protein sequence MKQYHDLMRLILEKGTKKTDRTGTGTISIFGHQMRFDLSEGFPLVTTKKVHLRSIIYELLWFLQGDTNIEYLVKNGVGIWNEWPFQSYLKQTGQEETYPKYSDEWKEKLKEFIETIKTDAAFAKKYGELGPVYGKQWRDFEGVDQITDVINDIKSKPDSRRLMVSAWNPKEIPVMAKSGLPPCHTIFQFYVADGKLSCQLYQRSADVFLGVPFNIASYALLTMMVAQVCGLGYGDFVHTLGDAHLYSNHLEQAELQLSREPLPLPTMELNKDVKSIFDFRYEDFKLLNYEPYPGIKAPVAV, from the coding sequence ATGAAGCAATACCATGACCTTATGCGGTTGATCCTTGAAAAAGGAACCAAAAAGACAGACAGAACCGGCACCGGTACGATCAGTATTTTCGGCCATCAGATGCGGTTCGACCTGTCGGAGGGATTTCCTCTGGTGACAACCAAAAAGGTGCACCTGAGGTCTATCATTTATGAGCTGTTGTGGTTTTTGCAGGGCGACACCAATATTGAATACCTGGTGAAGAATGGTGTTGGCATTTGGAATGAATGGCCATTTCAAAGTTATCTGAAGCAAACGGGGCAGGAAGAGACCTACCCAAAGTACAGTGACGAGTGGAAGGAAAAACTGAAAGAGTTTATTGAGACAATTAAGACGGATGCTGCATTCGCTAAGAAATACGGCGAATTGGGGCCCGTATATGGCAAGCAGTGGAGAGACTTTGAAGGCGTTGATCAGATCACGGACGTGATTAACGACATTAAGAGTAAGCCCGACTCCAGAAGACTGATGGTGTCTGCCTGGAATCCGAAGGAGATTCCGGTAATGGCGAAATCCGGTTTGCCTCCTTGCCACACTATTTTTCAGTTTTATGTGGCAGACGGCAAGTTGAGTTGCCAGCTCTACCAGCGCAGTGCCGACGTGTTTTTGGGTGTACCGTTCAATATTGCTTCGTATGCGCTGCTTACCATGATGGTGGCGCAGGTATGCGGGCTTGGTTACGGTGACTTTGTGCACACACTTGGAGACGCTCATCTTTATTCCAACCATTTGGAGCAGGCTGAGCTTCAGCTTTCACGGGAGCCATTGCCGCTGCCAACGATGGAGTTGAATAAGGACGTGAAATCAATTTTTGATTTCCGATACGAAGATTTTAAACTGTTGAACTACGAGCCTTATCCCGGGATAAAGGCGCCGGTTGCAGTATGA
- a CDS encoding phosphoglycerate mutase family protein, protein MKRFLVLFLAIGFVFAGCQAPVKTVAEIEPTTIVLVRHAEKADDGTKDPSLDSLGMQRAVALMQTLADVQLTGVYSTPYKRTNETVEAIARENNLAVTAYDPGNKEFLSVEVNKNRGGNLLVSGHSNTVPAMVNQLIDSGQFENLEDWQYDFLYIVNIGQDTTFQVLHYGAPSVRPN, encoded by the coding sequence ATGAAAAGGTTTTTAGTTCTTTTTTTGGCAATAGGCTTTGTGTTCGCTGGTTGTCAGGCTCCTGTGAAAACGGTCGCCGAAATTGAACCAACCACTATCGTGTTGGTCAGGCATGCTGAAAAAGCTGATGATGGCACGAAAGATCCGTCTTTAGACAGTTTGGGAATGCAGAGAGCTGTTGCTTTGATGCAGACGCTGGCCGACGTTCAGTTGACAGGCGTTTACAGCACACCTTACAAAAGAACAAATGAAACAGTCGAAGCCATTGCAAGAGAAAACAACCTGGCAGTGACTGCGTATGATCCGGGGAACAAAGAGTTTCTGTCGGTGGAGGTGAATAAGAACAGAGGAGGGAACCTGCTGGTTTCCGGGCACTCAAACACTGTTCCTGCTATGGTAAATCAGCTGATTGACAGCGGCCAATTCGAAAACCTGGAAGATTGGCAGTACGACTTTCTTTATATCGTTAATATCGGGCAGGATACTACCTTTCAGGTGCTTCACTATGGAGCACCCTCTGTAAGGCCGAATTAG
- a CDS encoding peroxiredoxin: MAQSKEMLKVGDKIPSFELPDQNGKLISIDSLLGSKNLVIYFYPKDYTSGCTAEACSFRDHYEVFKEYDAEVIGISTDGANRHNAFAKSYQLGFILLSDKGKKVEKLFGVPRALFGLMTGRVTFVVDKEGVIRHVFQSQTQATRHVDEALQIVKSLK, translated from the coding sequence ATGGCACAAAGCAAGGAGATGCTGAAGGTAGGAGACAAAATACCCTCGTTTGAATTGCCTGACCAAAACGGTAAATTGATCAGCATCGACAGCCTCCTGGGAAGCAAAAACCTCGTTATCTACTTTTACCCCAAAGACTATACCTCCGGCTGCACAGCCGAAGCATGCAGCTTTCGTGACCACTATGAGGTCTTCAAAGAATACGATGCAGAAGTAATAGGCATAAGCACTGACGGCGCCAACCGGCACAATGCCTTTGCGAAGTCGTATCAGCTTGGCTTTATACTACTCAGCGACAAGGGCAAGAAAGTAGAAAAGCTCTTCGGCGTACCCAGGGCACTTTTCGGACTTATGACCGGCCGGGTTACTTTTGTTGTGGACAAGGAAGGAGTCATTCGTCATGTCTTTCAGTCGCAAACACAGGCCACCAGGCACGTAGATGAAGCCCTTCAAATAGTGAAATCGTTAAAATGA